From Lentimicrobiaceae bacterium, a single genomic window includes:
- the rfbC gene encoding dTDP-4-dehydrorhamnose 3,5-epimerase, with amino-acid sequence MEIVPTEIPDVLIIKPQVFADERGYFFESYNKQKFMNAGIDANFVQDNESKSMKGVLRGLHFQKPPFAQGKLVRVMRGAVLDVAVDLRQGSPWYGKWAAIELTEHNKWMYWIPAGFAHGFLTLEDNTVFFYKCTNIYNKESEGSVRWDDPDLNIHWGNNNPILSAKDVVAPLFSELGHIF; translated from the coding sequence ATGGAAATTGTTCCCACCGAAATTCCCGATGTCCTCATCATTAAGCCACAGGTATTTGCCGATGAGCGTGGTTATTTTTTCGAATCATACAACAAGCAAAAATTCATGAATGCAGGAATTGATGCAAATTTTGTTCAGGACAACGAGAGCAAATCGATGAAAGGAGTTTTGCGAGGCCTGCATTTTCAGAAACCCCCTTTTGCGCAGGGTAAACTGGTTAGGGTAATGCGGGGTGCTGTGCTTGATGTAGCGGTTGATCTCAGGCAAGGCTCTCCCTGGTATGGTAAATGGGCTGCCATAGAACTCACTGAGCACAACAAATGGATGTATTGGATTCCTGCCGGATTTGCTCATGGTTTTCTTACGCTTGAGGACAATACAGTCTTTTTCTACAAATGCACCAACATTTATAACAAAGAATCTGAAGGAAGCGTGAGATGGGACGATCCCGACCTCAATATCCATTGGGGAAACAACAATCCGATTCTTTCTGCCAAAGATGTAGTTGCGCCCTTGTTCAGTGAACTGGGTCATATATTTTAA
- a CDS encoding Lrp/AsnC ligand binding domain-containing protein, which yields MNHNFHLDSLDKKIINLLNADARTPFVEVARKCKVSGAAIHQRVAKMEEAGVIAGSSLRLNPQGMGFQTCAFIGIQVNLTSTSTHDEVFKKIEKIPEIVECHHISGKYSLLVKLYTRNNEHLKQVIVEQIQSIPEITFTETFISLETGFERELGM from the coding sequence ATGAACCACAACTTTCATCTTGATAGTCTCGATAAAAAAATCATCAATTTGCTTAATGCAGACGCTCGTACCCCTTTTGTTGAAGTTGCCCGCAAATGTAAAGTTTCAGGAGCGGCCATCCACCAGCGGGTAGCCAAAATGGAAGAGGCCGGTGTTATTGCTGGCTCCTCGCTCAGGCTCAATCCCCAGGGCATGGGATTTCAAACCTGCGCCTTCATCGGCATTCAGGTTAATCTTACTTCTACTTCAACACACGACGAAGTCTTTAAAAAAATTGAAAAAATACCTGAAATTGTTGAATGCCACCATATTTCAGGCAAATACAGCCTGCTGGTTAAACTTTATACCCGCAACAATGAGCACCTGAAACAGGTAATTGTAGAGCAAATACAATCGATTCCCGAAATTACTTTTACTGAAACTTTTATTTCACTTGAAACCGGTTTTGAACGTGAATTGGGCATGTAA
- a CDS encoding C1 family peptidase encodes MRNRLIKPATSAILIPLMAFLAITFSFSSCTKEEVTQFLSEILVQAMASWNAEDENLDEIPQDLDVNDNTGALPSSVNLTGKFPPIGDQGEYGTCVAWAVGYNLKTAMNGIDNQWTASQLAQASNQTSPKDVFWAIPSAEKGSNCNGTQFESAMDQLISRGGASMATVPYSSMGDCSQTPPQDWTQDAADNKLLNYRKIADQSNSASMTVENFKAYLAEGRPIAFGAKLGDRFMRWNSDAVIDYDTYLNPGMQHAYHAMVLAGYDDSKNAFKVINTWGNTWGNAGTIWVDYDFFVSNFCFAAFVAQNKTDVNVSGGQVGSGNIITGLDLLAWNLIDEDNPESTNPLDRQITYNVYNSGTQTIMASSRWSILYMFYNAYDANDYEILIHDYYTDEFSTTPGDNAYWDGGIGVAGSWWNYINVPSGVSVAAALYNQQEADFLFNYSMPSTINGKYYLVLLADGFDDIAEANEDNNFYFYSTADGKPFEFVNGLIQGGAAQKNTEVKKQPKLYQNTDYQTVVSKTNVNAYSPEEIMKLIKHKKETGELQQKALKYKFKRSIELQQKRKAH; translated from the coding sequence ATGAGAAACCGCCTCATCAAACCGGCTACATCTGCCATACTTATTCCCTTGATGGCTTTTTTAGCAATAACCTTTTCATTCAGCAGTTGCACAAAAGAGGAAGTAACACAGTTTCTGAGCGAAATTCTGGTTCAGGCAATGGCCAGTTGGAATGCAGAAGATGAAAATCTCGATGAGATTCCACAGGATTTGGATGTTAATGATAACACAGGCGCACTGCCATCAAGTGTTAACCTTACGGGCAAATTCCCTCCGATTGGTGATCAGGGTGAATATGGTACTTGTGTTGCCTGGGCCGTTGGGTATAATCTGAAAACAGCCATGAATGGAATTGACAACCAATGGACAGCCAGCCAGTTGGCTCAAGCCTCAAACCAAACCAGCCCGAAAGACGTTTTCTGGGCTATTCCCAGCGCCGAAAAAGGAAGTAATTGCAACGGAACCCAGTTCGAATCTGCTATGGACCAACTTATTTCGCGCGGAGGAGCTTCCATGGCAACTGTGCCCTATTCAAGCATGGGTGATTGCAGTCAAACCCCTCCTCAGGATTGGACGCAGGATGCAGCTGACAATAAACTTTTAAACTATCGGAAAATAGCTGACCAAAGTAACAGCGCCTCCATGACCGTAGAAAACTTCAAGGCATATCTTGCTGAAGGCAGGCCTATCGCTTTCGGAGCCAAACTCGGCGACCGTTTTATGCGGTGGAACAGCGACGCGGTAATTGACTATGACACTTACCTGAACCCCGGAATGCAACATGCCTACCATGCCATGGTACTTGCCGGGTATGATGACAGCAAAAACGCATTCAAGGTCATCAACACATGGGGAAATACATGGGGAAATGCAGGCACTATTTGGGTAGATTACGACTTCTTTGTCAGCAACTTCTGCTTTGCTGCTTTTGTAGCACAAAACAAAACTGATGTCAATGTTTCAGGTGGTCAGGTAGGCTCTGGCAATATCATTACAGGTTTAGACCTATTGGCCTGGAACCTGATTGATGAAGACAATCCGGAATCGACCAACCCTCTTGACAGACAAATTACCTACAACGTATACAATTCAGGCACACAAACCATAATGGCATCATCACGCTGGAGCATTCTGTATATGTTCTACAACGCTTACGATGCCAACGATTATGAAATTCTTATTCATGACTATTATACTGATGAATTTAGCACCACGCCCGGCGATAATGCATATTGGGATGGTGGCATAGGTGTTGCCGGAAGCTGGTGGAATTACATCAATGTTCCTTCTGGGGTGAGTGTTGCTGCAGCCCTTTACAATCAACAGGAAGCTGATTTTCTGTTTAATTACTCAATGCCTTCAACCATTAACGGTAAATACTACCTGGTGCTGCTGGCTGATGGGTTTGACGATATCGCTGAAGCGAATGAAGACAACAATTTTTACTTTTACAGCACTGCTGACGGCAAACCTTTTGAATTTGTAAATGGTTTGATTCAGGGTGGGGCTGCCCAAAAGAATACCGAAGTAAAAAAGCAACCCAAACTCTACCAAAACACTGATTACCAAACCGTAGTCAGCAAAACAAATGTCAACGCCTATTCTCCTGAAGAAATCATGAAGCTGATAAAGCATAAAAAAGAAACCGGCGAACTTCAGCAAAAAGCACTTAAATATAAATTTAAAAGAAGTATTGAACTTCAACAGAAAAGAAAAGCTCATTAG
- a CDS encoding T9SS type A sorting domain-containing protein: MRKLFLLSIMAIAMNTAYSQWNFIQYLRENVVKTCFLSANTGYYASHFSAIHCNTYTIYKTTDAWNTSTAMYSHGENYYPDYLTDMCFLNETTGFKLCGNMFLGVSKTTDGGSSWTDVPNNTYLWDVSKISYPNENLGYYLASRDYQSSLINVIVSNNGFCTVDSLSDLYRNAYEIDFVNDSTGFIFCRDTAQNYICIQSTDSAKTWNTVLTSGPEKLMNIQFTSLHTGYIAGRNGTLYKSVDSGQSWNPIATNTSQLVNSLYFVNDSLGFLACNNGLLIKTMNGGISWSTENTGITNDIKQVYFANESTGYFLDNKGQMYKKSSVGIDEHNNNNPISNEVELFPNPASKMLNIRYGKSEQAFSFQILNQAGLAVSKTVRIRSGNYLNIDNLKPGVYFLKIESNEGFTLKKFVKL, from the coding sequence ATGAGAAAACTATTTCTGCTTTCAATAATGGCCATAGCTATGAATACAGCCTATTCGCAATGGAACTTTATCCAGTATCTGCGTGAAAATGTTGTAAAAACATGTTTTCTATCAGCAAACACTGGCTATTATGCCTCACATTTTTCGGCCATTCATTGTAACACATACACAATTTATAAAACCACCGATGCCTGGAACACCTCTACAGCCATGTATTCACATGGTGAGAACTATTACCCAGACTATCTGACGGATATGTGTTTTTTAAACGAAACCACAGGCTTTAAGCTGTGTGGCAATATGTTTTTGGGTGTAAGCAAAACCACAGACGGGGGTTCATCCTGGACTGATGTACCCAACAATACATATCTCTGGGACGTGAGTAAAATATCCTACCCCAATGAAAATCTAGGCTATTATCTAGCTTCAAGAGATTACCAATCGTCTTTGATAAATGTGATAGTTTCAAACAATGGGTTTTGCACTGTTGACTCTTTATCTGACTTATACCGCAACGCTTATGAAATAGACTTTGTGAACGATTCAACCGGGTTTATTTTTTGCAGGGATACAGCTCAAAACTATATCTGCATTCAATCAACCGATTCAGCTAAAACCTGGAATACAGTACTGACAAGCGGGCCGGAAAAGCTAATGAACATACAGTTCACCTCACTGCACACAGGATATATTGCGGGTAGAAATGGCACATTGTACAAATCTGTTGATAGCGGTCAAAGCTGGAATCCAATCGCTACAAATACCTCACAATTAGTCAATTCTTTATATTTCGTCAATGACAGCTTGGGGTTTTTAGCCTGCAACAATGGCCTGTTAATCAAAACAATGAACGGTGGAATCAGTTGGTCAACAGAAAATACCGGAATTACCAATGACATAAAACAGGTATATTTTGCTAACGAAAGCACGGGATATTTTCTTGACAATAAAGGTCAAATGTATAAAAAATCATCCGTGGGTATCGATGAGCATAACAATAACAACCCTATTTCAAACGAGGTGGAATTATTTCCTAACCCGGCTTCGAAAATGCTAAATATCAGGTATGGCAAATCGGAACAAGCTTTCTCATTTCAAATATTAAATCAGGCTGGATTAGCGGTTTCGAAAACAGTTAGAATACGCAGTGGCAACTATCTTAACATTGACAATCTGAAGCCAGGAGTTTACTTCTTAAAAATTGAATCAAATGAAGGATTTACGCTAAAAAAGTTTGTTAAATTATAA
- a CDS encoding histidine kinase — translation MTTKNRISLITRQFETFFLLLLALIAREAACQNPAVISIQENPYAHFRTLTTNDGLTHNQIIDIIQDHHNFLWIGTLQGLNRFDGIKMKSYQHQSDKPGSLPGGAVTCLAEDNNGTLWIGTEQGLCYHDRQKEQFIKVPVNIQDIDASHIRSILPEGDSLLWIEVQSGYLIKLNKKNYACLQYWRHAAIWQPYYYYHSIYRDKKGILWVGGRGLSPNYLDTKLNKLVQIDAGEKPEKKRADDISCFFEDKSGNFWVSGIDGAYLFNSEKRTFSRFLNVSTFSIIQPDNNSIWLGTGNGVYQYILHTQKMIHYTADINNINAIPDNYVNKIYADRTGTIWIATNNGLSYFRKSNNAADFLYHIPGNEHTLSSNFVTAALTDKTGNVWIGYKDHGIDLYNPETNSLKHFRSSDAYTGALPCDNVSCFYEDIHGDLYIGLWDGKGFARKRKNKNHFELFTFNPMNRLQDWYYDFAEDKSGQFYVGFWGAKGLQLFDRKKNSFGRNLMYKLNAPGSSRLITRLYTDSKNQVWIGTTRSGLHIYYPEKDTSQRFFNQPELKTSFEGLTIYDILEDKSGRIWIAADSLFCYDPRFNTFNVWGNLKGLACNHVYKIIQDQSGMLWLGTESGILSFNPQWNYGMSFPALSHIKMNEDFRAGTLLHDGRILFGSKSGLCIFNPELMIESNLLPDIFLTELSVKGVTRISDLSDVHQIILQYDENYFSVEFSSSDLASSNEYSYRYRLIGLENDWNIVQKGNTQARYTNVPAGKYVLEIQLAIDNSNWKDIRMKSVDIAIQPPFWRKSWFIILSAVILLSIIILIIRSTYQRILIREKNTELKTLLLRAQINPHFIFNALVAIQAYIYKKDEKEAGRYLSEFARLMRLILENTKEEYITLEKEIQLLEYYLRLQQIRFAGKFTFHIDIDPKLDRALTKIPPMLAQPYIENAVEHGLSKKENAGHILLQMTLRGNYIVFLIEDNGIGRARSKEIRPENSTHQSYGTGITEERLEFLRKKHKLKIQYKIEDLYNNNNQASGTRVTFEIPVNYS, via the coding sequence TTGACAACAAAAAACCGCATATCATTAATTACCAGGCAATTTGAAACTTTTTTCCTTTTGCTTTTGGCGCTCATAGCAAGAGAGGCCGCCTGTCAGAATCCGGCTGTTATTTCCATACAGGAAAATCCCTACGCGCATTTCAGAACACTTACAACCAATGACGGATTAACACATAACCAGATTATTGACATCATTCAGGACCATCATAACTTTCTGTGGATAGGTACCTTACAGGGACTTAACCGCTTCGATGGCATTAAAATGAAATCCTATCAGCACCAATCTGACAAACCCGGCAGCTTGCCCGGAGGTGCAGTAACCTGTCTGGCAGAAGACAACAACGGAACACTCTGGATTGGAACAGAACAGGGATTATGCTACCATGACAGGCAAAAAGAACAATTTATTAAAGTCCCTGTCAACATACAAGACATTGATGCAAGCCACATCAGGTCTATACTGCCCGAAGGAGATTCGCTGTTATGGATTGAAGTACAAAGCGGTTATCTTATTAAACTAAATAAAAAAAATTATGCTTGTTTGCAATACTGGAGACATGCAGCTATATGGCAGCCTTACTATTATTATCATTCGATATACAGAGACAAGAAAGGAATACTCTGGGTAGGCGGACGGGGACTTTCGCCCAACTATCTCGACACAAAACTGAATAAACTCGTTCAGATTGATGCAGGAGAAAAACCAGAAAAAAAACGCGCAGACGACATTTCCTGTTTCTTTGAAGATAAATCAGGAAATTTTTGGGTTTCAGGCATTGATGGAGCCTATTTGTTCAATTCTGAAAAAAGAACATTCAGTCGATTTCTGAACGTTTCCACATTTTCAATTATACAGCCCGACAACAACAGCATTTGGCTTGGCACAGGCAATGGTGTGTATCAGTACATACTGCATACACAAAAAATGATACATTACACTGCTGACATCAATAATATCAATGCCATCCCCGACAATTATGTAAATAAAATATATGCCGATCGCACCGGTACCATATGGATAGCAACCAACAACGGACTTTCATACTTCAGAAAGAGCAACAATGCAGCCGATTTCCTGTATCATATACCGGGGAATGAACATACACTATCATCAAACTTTGTTACCGCAGCCTTAACCGACAAAACCGGAAATGTATGGATTGGATACAAGGACCATGGCATAGACTTATACAACCCGGAGACCAACAGTTTAAAGCATTTCCGCTCATCAGATGCCTACACAGGAGCCTTACCCTGCGACAATGTAAGTTGTTTTTATGAAGACATCCATGGCGACCTTTACATCGGACTTTGGGATGGAAAAGGCTTTGCCAGAAAACGAAAAAACAAGAATCATTTTGAGCTATTTACGTTCAATCCGATGAACAGACTGCAAGATTGGTACTATGATTTTGCAGAGGATAAGAGCGGACAGTTTTATGTCGGATTCTGGGGCGCCAAAGGACTTCAGCTTTTTGATCGGAAAAAGAACAGTTTTGGCAGAAATCTGATGTACAAATTAAACGCCCCGGGTAGTTCGCGTCTGATAACACGCTTATATACAGATAGTAAAAACCAGGTTTGGATAGGCACTACCCGGTCGGGGCTGCATATTTATTATCCTGAGAAAGACACTTCCCAACGTTTTTTTAACCAACCTGAGCTAAAAACCTCCTTTGAAGGATTAACCATTTATGACATTCTGGAAGACAAATCAGGCCGGATTTGGATTGCAGCTGACAGTCTTTTTTGTTACGATCCCAGGTTTAATACCTTCAATGTGTGGGGCAATCTTAAGGGTCTTGCCTGCAACCACGTTTACAAAATAATTCAGGATCAATCAGGCATGCTTTGGCTGGGAACAGAATCGGGTATTCTGAGTTTTAATCCCCAATGGAATTATGGCATGTCATTCCCAGCCCTCTCCCACATAAAAATGAATGAGGATTTCAGAGCGGGCACCTTGTTGCATGACGGAAGAATCCTGTTTGGCAGTAAAAGCGGGTTATGTATTTTTAACCCTGAACTCATGATTGAATCAAACCTTCTACCTGACATATTTCTGACAGAGCTCAGCGTAAAAGGTGTAACACGGATTTCAGATCTTTCAGATGTTCATCAAATCATCCTCCAATATGATGAAAATTACTTCTCAGTTGAATTTTCAAGTTCTGATTTAGCATCAAGCAATGAATACAGCTACCGTTACAGATTAATAGGACTGGAAAACGACTGGAATATCGTGCAAAAAGGCAATACACAGGCACGATACACCAATGTTCCGGCTGGAAAATACGTACTTGAAATTCAACTTGCCATTGACAACAGCAACTGGAAAGACATCAGAATGAAATCTGTTGATATCGCCATCCAGCCACCATTCTGGAGAAAAAGCTGGTTTATTATCCTGAGTGCAGTTATTTTGCTAAGCATTATTATACTGATAATCAGAAGCACATATCAACGAATTTTAATCAGAGAAAAGAATACCGAGCTCAAAACCCTGCTTTTAAGGGCTCAGATAAATCCTCATTTTATTTTCAATGCGCTGGTTGCCATACAAGCATATATTTATAAAAAAGACGAAAAAGAAGCAGGCCGGTACCTGTCAGAATTTGCAAGACTAATGCGCCTGATACTTGAAAACACAAAAGAAGAATATATTACGCTTGAAAAAGAAATTCAATTGCTTGAGTATTACCTGCGATTGCAGCAAATCAGGTTTGCCGGCAAGTTCACTTTTCATATTGATATTGATCCGAAACTTGATCGTGCTTTAACCAAAATTCCGCCTATGCTGGCTCAGCCATATATCGAAAATGCCGTTGAACATGGCCTCTCAAAAAAAGAAAATGCAGGTCACATCCTGTTACAAATGACTCTCCGGGGAAATTATATAGTATTCCTGATTGAAGACAATGGCATTGGACGTGCCCGTTCAAAAGAAATAAGACCCGAAAATAGCACTCATCAATCTTACGGAACTGGCATTACCGAAGAGAGGCTTGAGTTTCTCAGAAAAAAACACAAACTGAAAATTCAATACAAAATTGAGGACTTGTACAACAATAACAATCAGGCATCAGGAACCCGCGTAACGTTTGAAATACCTGTAAACTATTCATAA
- the lpdA gene encoding dihydrolipoyl dehydrogenase — MNYDVIVIGSGPGGYVAAIRASQLGFKVGVVERSELGGICLNWGCIPTKALLKSAQVFEYAKHAADYGISINGEVSADFEAIVKRSRGVAEGMSKGIQFLFKKNKIEVISGSGKLKPGKIVEVTDADGNKTDYQAAHIILATGARSRELPNLKQDGKKIIGYREAMTLPQKPESMVVVGSGAIGSEFAYFYNAIGTKVTLVEFMPNVVPIEDEEVSKQLERSFKKSGMKVMTSSTVESVDTSGDLCKVTVKTKKGEEVIEAEIVLSAVGIATNLEGLGLEETGVLTEKGKVIVDDYYRTNVEGVYAIGDIVHGPALAHVASHEGILCVEKIAGKHVEPINYGNIPGCTYTHPEIASVGMTEKAAREAGYDVKVGKFPYSASGKASAAGSKEGFVKVIFDAKYGEWLGAHLIGDNVTEMIAEVVVARKLETTGEEIIKSVHPHPTMSEAIMEAVAAAYDEVIHI, encoded by the coding sequence ATGAATTACGATGTAATAGTAATTGGTTCTGGTCCCGGCGGTTATGTAGCTGCTATCAGAGCATCTCAACTTGGCTTTAAAGTTGGCGTTGTTGAACGTTCTGAGCTTGGAGGCATCTGTCTCAACTGGGGATGTATCCCAACGAAAGCTCTGCTTAAAAGTGCGCAGGTATTTGAGTACGCAAAACATGCAGCAGACTATGGAATCAGCATCAACGGCGAAGTGAGTGCAGATTTTGAAGCCATTGTAAAACGCAGCCGTGGCGTAGCCGAAGGCATGAGCAAGGGCATTCAGTTTCTTTTCAAAAAAAATAAAATTGAAGTAATTAGCGGCTCAGGAAAGCTTAAGCCCGGCAAAATTGTTGAAGTTACAGACGCTGACGGAAACAAAACCGATTATCAGGCTGCACATATCATCCTTGCTACCGGCGCCCGTTCACGCGAATTGCCAAACCTGAAGCAGGATGGAAAAAAAATTATTGGCTACCGTGAAGCCATGACACTTCCCCAAAAGCCTGAAAGCATGGTTGTGGTAGGTTCAGGAGCCATTGGATCTGAGTTTGCCTACTTTTACAATGCCATTGGCACAAAAGTAACACTGGTTGAGTTTATGCCGAATGTAGTTCCCATTGAAGACGAAGAAGTTTCCAAACAGCTGGAGCGCAGTTTCAAAAAATCGGGAATGAAAGTCATGACCTCTTCTACTGTTGAATCAGTTGACACCAGTGGCGACCTGTGCAAAGTGACTGTAAAAACCAAAAAAGGAGAAGAAGTTATTGAAGCAGAAATTGTCCTTTCAGCTGTTGGCATTGCAACCAATCTTGAAGGCCTCGGACTTGAAGAGACCGGTGTTCTGACTGAAAAAGGCAAAGTTATAGTTGACGATTATTATCGCACCAACGTTGAAGGAGTATATGCCATTGGAGATATCGTTCACGGGCCGGCACTGGCTCATGTAGCATCGCATGAAGGCATTTTATGTGTTGAAAAAATTGCCGGCAAACATGTTGAGCCCATCAACTATGGCAATATCCCGGGCTGTACATACACACATCCCGAAATTGCATCAGTAGGCATGACCGAAAAAGCAGCCCGTGAAGCCGGTTACGATGTTAAAGTTGGTAAATTCCCCTACTCTGCTTCCGGTAAAGCCAGTGCAGCCGGTTCAAAAGAAGGCTTTGTAAAAGTTATTTTTGATGCAAAATATGGCGAATGGCTGGGAGCCCACCTGATTGGCGATAATGTTACTGAAATGATTGCCGAAGTTGTTGTTGCCCGCAAACTGGAAACAACCGGTGAAGAAATCATCAAATCCGTACATCCGCATCCTACCATGTCAGAAGCCATTATGGAGGCGGTTGCAGCCGCTTATGATGAAGTAATTCACATATAA
- a CDS encoding aminotransferase class I/II-fold pyridoxal phosphate-dependent enzyme translates to MKFDPASQIQDLRQFGEFGGVNPSITDSATFTFMEAKTMVDTFHGETEGCFLYSRHWNPSNKFLADAMAAMEGTEAGWVTGSGMGAITTTILHLISCGDHIVSSITTYGGTFAFLANYLKKFNVEVSFVDITDLKAVEAAIRPNTRMIYTESMTNPLLQISDIPSLAAIANKNNIKLVVDNTFTPMIISPARLGAHVVVYSLTKFVNGKNDCVAGAICASNEFINSMIDVNDGTAMLLGPVLDPLRSSSILKNMHTLHIRMKQHSYNAAYLAEKFTAAGIRTIYPGLPAHPGHDLLKTMMNDQFGFGGMIAIDLETAEKASAFMEDMEANDVGYLAVSLGYFKTLFSNSGKSTSSEVPEDVQRKMGLSEGLVRYSVGLDNDIERSWLKIEQSLKKVGFIK, encoded by the coding sequence ATGAAATTCGATCCGGCTAGTCAGATTCAGGACTTACGTCAATTTGGCGAATTTGGTGGCGTAAACCCATCAATAACTGATTCGGCAACTTTTACCTTTATGGAGGCCAAAACAATGGTTGATACGTTTCATGGAGAGACCGAAGGTTGTTTCCTGTACTCACGTCATTGGAATCCCAGTAATAAATTTCTGGCCGATGCCATGGCTGCCATGGAAGGCACAGAAGCCGGCTGGGTTACAGGAAGTGGCATGGGTGCTATTACGACCACTATTTTGCACCTGATTTCATGCGGCGACCACATTGTTTCGAGTATCACTACTTACGGAGGTACTTTTGCATTTTTGGCAAATTATCTGAAAAAATTTAATGTTGAAGTTTCATTTGTCGACATTACCGACCTGAAAGCTGTTGAAGCAGCCATTCGTCCGAACACCAGAATGATTTATACTGAAAGCATGACCAATCCATTGCTTCAGATATCTGACATTCCTTCATTGGCTGCTATTGCCAACAAGAACAATATCAAGCTTGTTGTTGATAATACGTTTACCCCGATGATTATTAGCCCTGCCCGTCTTGGCGCTCATGTTGTGGTTTATAGTCTTACCAAGTTTGTAAATGGTAAAAACGATTGTGTTGCAGGTGCTATTTGTGCCAGCAATGAATTCATCAATTCGATGATTGATGTAAATGACGGGACAGCCATGCTGTTAGGGCCGGTACTTGATCCTTTGCGCTCGTCATCTATCCTGAAGAATATGCACACGTTACATATCCGTATGAAACAGCATAGCTACAATGCAGCCTATCTGGCTGAGAAATTTACAGCAGCTGGTATTCGCACCATTTATCCGGGTCTGCCTGCTCATCCTGGCCATGATTTACTGAAAACCATGATGAATGACCAGTTTGGTTTTGGTGGGATGATTGCCATTGATTTGGAAACTGCCGAAAAAGCTTCAGCATTTATGGAAGATATGGAAGCCAATGATGTTGGATATCTGGCGGTTAGTCTTGGCTATTTTAAAACTTTGTTCAGCAATTCAGGTAAAAGTACTTCGAGCGAAGTTCCTGAAGACGTGCAGCGTAAAATGGGTCTGAGCGAAGGCCTGGTGCGCTACAGTGTTGGTCTTGACAATGATATCGAACGCAGCTGGCTGAAAATTGAACAAAGCCTGAAAAAAGTTGGCTTTATCAAATAA
- a CDS encoding response regulator transcription factor: protein MLRTILIDDEKSAREALGLLLKIYAPNIDIIAQADGVTSGIEVINEYEPDLVFLDIHLGDGSGFDLLDHFTSRNFLVVFVTAFEDYAIKAFKFSAMDYLVKPVIPDDLVQTIEKLDKHSSNSTSNSQIEILKNAYTNPESPDNKIVLKTAEAIHLINITDIVRCQSDNNYTLFHLTNHKKVLVSRTLKEYDELLADAGFIRVHQSHLINIRQIDHFDKREGGTLGMKDGSIIPVSFRKKEQIIQLIQQMGRHL, encoded by the coding sequence ATGCTCAGAACTATACTCATCGACGACGAAAAAAGCGCGCGTGAAGCACTCGGCCTTCTTCTGAAAATTTATGCACCAAATATTGACATCATTGCTCAGGCCGATGGCGTTACTTCAGGCATTGAGGTTATAAATGAGTACGAACCCGACCTGGTTTTCCTTGACATACATCTCGGTGACGGCAGTGGCTTTGACCTCCTTGACCATTTCACATCACGTAATTTTCTGGTTGTATTTGTAACCGCATTCGAAGATTACGCCATTAAAGCATTCAAATTCAGCGCCATGGACTACCTGGTTAAACCAGTTATCCCTGACGACCTGGTTCAAACAATAGAAAAACTGGACAAACATTCATCCAATTCAACATCCAATTCACAGATAGAAATACTTAAAAATGCATATACAAATCCCGAAAGCCCTGACAATAAAATAGTTCTTAAAACTGCCGAAGCCATTCATTTGATCAATATTACCGATATAGTTCGTTGTCAATCTGACAATAATTACACACTTTTTCACCTGACCAACCACAAAAAGGTATTGGTTTCACGCACGCTGAAAGAATATGATGAATTGCTTGCTGATGCAGGTTTTATCAGGGTGCATCAATCGCATCTGATCAATATCAGGCAAATTGATCATTTTGATAAAAGAGAAGGTGGCACACTGGGAATGAAAGATGGCTCAATCATTCCCGTATCCTTCAGAAAAAAAGAACAAATTATTCAGCTCATCCAACAAATGGGAAGACACCTTTAG